One window from the genome of Deltaproteobacteria bacterium encodes:
- a CDS encoding YIP1 family protein, with protein MIFFSNLQFKSKKSIVFLLWFFKNPLEQIKKLPDWSLRNLLIVHFLFSIFSGFLAGAVSLNKWNIFFGILIFPFISLVLTVVLSTFFYYYFQVFERRTVSFLKILTIVIFANFPFFILQIASNYISSVSLIGLLFTGMLIIVGLTENLKMSKKRALRLVGVIWFIILLVWIWNKISVSKMDF; from the coding sequence ATGATTTTTTTTAGCAATCTTCAGTTTAAATCAAAAAAAAGCATCGTTTTTCTTTTATGGTTTTTTAAAAACCCCCTTGAACAAATTAAAAAATTACCTGATTGGTCTTTACGCAACCTCCTTATCGTTCACTTTCTTTTTTCCATATTTTCTGGTTTTTTAGCTGGAGCTGTTAGCCTTAACAAGTGGAATATCTTTTTTGGAATTTTAATTTTTCCATTTATTTCCCTCGTTCTTACTGTGGTTTTATCCACTTTTTTTTATTATTATTTTCAAGTTTTTGAAAGAAGAACTGTTAGCTTTTTAAAGATTTTAACTATTGTTATATTTGCTAACTTCCCATTTTTCATTTTACAGATTGCTTCCAACTATATTTCATCCGTAAGCCTCATTGGTTTATTATTTACTGGAATGCTCATTATTGTGGGGTTAACAGAAAACTTAAAAATGTCAAAAAAAAGAGCCCTACGCCTTGTTGGAGTCATTTGGTTCATCATTCTCTTGGTCTGGATATGGAACAAAATCTCAGTCTCTAAAATGGATTT